The Bombus vancouverensis nearcticus chromosome 12, iyBomVanc1_principal, whole genome shotgun sequence genome contains a region encoding:
- the LOC117155047 gene encoding RING finger protein 207 isoform X1, with the protein MANSAGTTVDGIDVGENDGTTGVTGGGPRNPLICGVCHDYYNEPCLLSCFHTFCARCIRGPHLEGKVSCPICGQQTQLKDGAQQPPPDQLIRQLVELANSENPPCANCDKRDKSTMFFCTTCGQALCTHCRENTHRAKMFSTHEVLHMSKCTKDTQRRCPTHGEQYIMYSQSAKCMLCATCFRDTPADARLHCVDIESAWQQASKKMERAVNSICELQAGVRDGVLALKSQLDELRHSLDSEKRTLNSFCQGMQEAITKTHGSTLTELQRQFETKERMVRSQLLSLGSALPVLQMHLMLCTAFTSGATKYQFLELAHPMLERLSRVAQLGYPSRPPLLTAHLKTNYKNEFARALQPYIGQSQKESLYDQTHTTAQQDPPVIQQSSKSAHRIPTKSGTDGGPFSSHCRTFDSQLKELNQQLLTVKERLEELHRDVAVLRRANTPPLGIRYEQVARDCRVLEQQLEHYQMELERLRNVFDTLWDEQLCRIHIEKEIFHSQMNDILSLRSQVKQLQNLAQQLEPYIKSFATGVSAGEVSMIASDAASNQHLQALLDHLARLQMQEPPQPQTQAPTKDHRHSRTTATSADNALYMKETKEVPTRCRTPSADVEAILDSSGNIIVYGTAKSTDSKRGMLNQLIEKARSKEDRKKSPGREESRDRSQSRRPRKSPDNTKPKTPPGHWSASKVRSLYRSLKGGSGDNSAEGLDQPERCTDSQQPQSHTTAGEEGEYQRISEASSTGEVKKRVQAQVHAVPDEQSIPAGKGTKVYPASDSEDVFYADEKASTEVRRRRRASCDSLSTTGSGSRRSSIVDGTVGQSAQDPRKTMVLLIGPTPKSSSLVQKQRSWETFPRPKSKRSVTTSEGGASSLSQLKKTDSFEGHEETVRTLVAAVQETRSHLHHRHVHHHRHHRKSKTN; encoded by the exons ATGGCGAACTCGGCGGGGACGACGGTCGACGGCATCGACGTCGGCGAGAATGACGGTACGACAGGTGTGACCGGTGGCGGGCCTAGGAATCCTCTCATCTGCGGTGTCTGTCATGACTATTACAACGAGCCTTGTCTGCTGTCCTGCTTTCACACCTTTTGTGCCCGCTGCATCCGTGGCCCTCATCTTGAGGGAAAAGTCTCCTGTCCCATCTGCGG GCAACAGACACAGTTGAAAGATGGAGCACAACAACCACCGCCTGATCAGCTGATACGTCAGCTAGTTGAGTTGGCAAACTCTGAGAATCCACCTTGTGCCAACTGTGATAAACGGGACAAGTCTACTATGTTTTTTTGTACAACATGTG GACAAGCTTTGTGTACACACTGCAGGGAGAATACCCATCGTGCGAAGATGTTCTCTACACACGAGGTGTTACATATGAGCAAATGCACCAAGGATACACAACGTCGTTGCCCGACCCACGGAGAACAATACATAATGTATAGTCAAAGTGCCAAGTGCATGCTCTGCGCTACTTGTTTTCGCGACACCCCTGCGGATGCGAGGCTTCACTGCGTTGATATTGAAAGTGCTTGGCAACAGGCTTCGAAGAAGATGGAACGAGCTGTTAATTCCATTTGTGAGCTGCAAGCTGGCGTGCGAGACGGAGTGTTGGCTTTAAAATCACAATTGGATGAACTACGACATAGTTTGGATTCCGAAAAAAGGACATTGAATTCTTTCTGTCAGGGAATGCAGGAAGCCATAACGAAGACGCACGGAAGTACTCTGACAGAATTGCAGCGACAgtttgaaacgaaggaaaggatGGTTCGAAGCCAATTGCTTTCATTAGGTAGTGCACTTCCTGTGCTGCAGATGCATTTAATGCTATGCACTGCCTTTACTAGCGGCGCGACGAAATATCAATTTCTCGAGCTAGCCCATCCGATGTTGGAACGACTAAGTCGAGTCGCACAATTAGGATATCCATCGAGGCCGCCTCTATTGACTGCACATCTGAAGACTAATTATAAGAATGAATTTGCTCGCGCACTGCAACCGTACATCGGTCAATCCCAGAAGGAATCATTATATGACCAAACTCACACGACGGCTCAACAGGATCCGCCAGTGATTCAG CAGAGCAGCAAGTCTGCTCACAGGATTCCAACCAAGAGCGGGACCGACGGTGGACCGTTTTCCAGCCACTGTCGAACATTTGATAGTCAGCTGAAGGAATTGAATCAGCAATTGCTCACTGTGAAGGAACGTTTAGAAGAATTACATCGTGATGTGGCAGTTCTGAGAAGAGCTAACACACCTCCGTTGGGCATACGTTACGAACAGGTGGCGAGGGATTGTCGGGTACTAGAGCAACAATTAGAGCATTATCAGATGGAACTAGAACGTCTTAGAAACGTGTTCGATACACTTTGGGATGAACAGTTATGTAGAATTCacatagaaaaagaaatattccatTCTCAG ATGAACGATATCCTATCGTTAAGAAGTCAGGTAAAACAATTGCAGAATCTTGCTCAACAATTAGAACCGTATATAAAATCTTTCGCAACCGGAGTTAGTGCTGGTGAAGTAAGCATGATAGCCTCTGATGCAGCCAGTAATCAGCATTTGCAGGCGTTACTGGATCACTTGGCACGTTTACAAATGCAGGAACCACCGCAACCGCAAACCCAAGCCCCGACCAAGGATCATCGACATTCGCGTACTACTGCAACTAGTGCAGATAACGCGCTTTACATGAAAG AAACGAAGGAGGTACCAACACGTTGCCGTACTCCTTCCGCTGATGTCGAAGCTATCTTGGATTCGAGTGGAAACATTATTGTCTATGGAACGGCCAAATCAACGGACTCGAAAAGAGGAATGCTTAACCAATTGATCGAAAAAGCTAGAAGTAAAGAAGATCGTAAGAAATCGCCGGGAAGAGAGGAAAGTCGTGATCGCAGTCAGAGCCGACGACCGAGGAAGTCTCCCGACAATACGAAGCCTAAAACACCGCCTGGTCACTGGTCTGCCAGCAAAGTACGATCTTTGTATCGATCTCTGAAGGGTGGCAGTGGAGATAATTCTGCCGAGGGACTCGATCAACCAGAAAGGTGCACGGATTCCCAGCAACCACAGTCGCATACGACTG CAGGGGAAGAAGGAGAATATCAACGAATTTCGGAGGCGTCCAGCACGGGAGAGGTGAAGAAGCGAGTTCAGGCTCAGGTACACGCGGTTCCCGACGAGCAATCGATTCCTGCAGGCAAGGGAACCAAAGTGTATCCAGCTAGTGACTCGGAGGATGTGTTCTACGCGGATGAGAAGGCCTCGACGGAGGTGAGGAGACGTCGACGTGCGAGCTGTGACAGCCTAAGTACCACCGGCTCAGGAAGCAGGCGATCGAGTATTGTCGATGGGACGGTAGGTCAATCCGCGCAGGATCCCAGGAAAACAATGGTTCTTTTGATTGGGCCTACACCGAAGTCGTCGTCTCTGGTGCAGAAGCAGCGTTCCTGGGAAACATTTCCTCGGCCAAAAAGCAAACGCAGTGTAACGACCAGCGAGGGGGGAGCCTCATCTCTTAGCCAGCTGAAGAAAACGGACAGTTTCGAGGGGCACGAGGAAACCGTGAGAACACTGGTGGCGGCCGTGCAGGAGACAAGGTCACACCTGCATCATCGTCACGtgcatcatcatcgtcatcatcgaAAGAGCAAGACAAATTAA
- the LOC117155047 gene encoding RING finger protein 207 isoform X4: MANSAGTTVDGIDVGENDGTTGVTGGGPRNPLICGVCHDYYNEPCLLSCFHTFCARCIRGPHLEGKVSCPICGQQTQLKDGAQQPPPDQLIRQLVELANSENPPCANCDKRDKSTMFFCTTCGQALCTHCRENTHRAKMFSTHEVLHMSKCTKDTQRRCPTHGEQYIMYSQSAKCMLCATCFRDTPADARLHCVDIESAWQQASKKMERAVNSICELQAGVRDGVLALKSQLDELRHSLDSEKRTLNSFCQGMQEAITKTHGSTLTELQRQFETKERMVRSQLLSLGSALPVLQMHLMLCTAFTSGATKYQFLELAHPMLERLSRVAQLGYPSRPPLLTAHLKTNYKNEFARALQPYIGQSQKESLYDQTHTTAQQDPPVIQQSSKSAHRIPTKSGTDGGPFSSHCRTFDSQLKELNQQLLTVKERLEELHRDVAVLRRANTPPLGIRYEQVARDCRVLEQQLEHYQMELERLRNVFDTLWDEQLCRIHIEKEIFHSQMNDILSLRSQVKQLQNLAQQLEPYIKSFATGVSAGEVSMIASDAASNQHLQALLDHLARLQMQEPPQPQTQAPTKDHRHSRTTATSADNALYMKETKEVPTRCRTPSADVEAILDSSGNIIVYGTAKSTDSKRGMLNQLIEKARSKEDRKKSPGREESRDRSQSRRPRKSPDNTKPKTPPGHWSASKVRSLYRSLKGGSGDNSAEGLDQPERCTDSQQPQSHTTAGEEGEYQRISEASSTGEVKKRVQAQVHAVPDEQSIPAGKGTKVYPASDSEDVFYADEKASTEVRRRRRASCDSLSTTGSGSRRSSIVDGTKQRSWETFPRPKSKRSVTTSEGGASSLSQLKKTDSFEGHEETVRTLVAAVQETRSHLHHRHVHHHRHHRKSKTN; this comes from the exons ATGGCGAACTCGGCGGGGACGACGGTCGACGGCATCGACGTCGGCGAGAATGACGGTACGACAGGTGTGACCGGTGGCGGGCCTAGGAATCCTCTCATCTGCGGTGTCTGTCATGACTATTACAACGAGCCTTGTCTGCTGTCCTGCTTTCACACCTTTTGTGCCCGCTGCATCCGTGGCCCTCATCTTGAGGGAAAAGTCTCCTGTCCCATCTGCGG GCAACAGACACAGTTGAAAGATGGAGCACAACAACCACCGCCTGATCAGCTGATACGTCAGCTAGTTGAGTTGGCAAACTCTGAGAATCCACCTTGTGCCAACTGTGATAAACGGGACAAGTCTACTATGTTTTTTTGTACAACATGTG GACAAGCTTTGTGTACACACTGCAGGGAGAATACCCATCGTGCGAAGATGTTCTCTACACACGAGGTGTTACATATGAGCAAATGCACCAAGGATACACAACGTCGTTGCCCGACCCACGGAGAACAATACATAATGTATAGTCAAAGTGCCAAGTGCATGCTCTGCGCTACTTGTTTTCGCGACACCCCTGCGGATGCGAGGCTTCACTGCGTTGATATTGAAAGTGCTTGGCAACAGGCTTCGAAGAAGATGGAACGAGCTGTTAATTCCATTTGTGAGCTGCAAGCTGGCGTGCGAGACGGAGTGTTGGCTTTAAAATCACAATTGGATGAACTACGACATAGTTTGGATTCCGAAAAAAGGACATTGAATTCTTTCTGTCAGGGAATGCAGGAAGCCATAACGAAGACGCACGGAAGTACTCTGACAGAATTGCAGCGACAgtttgaaacgaaggaaaggatGGTTCGAAGCCAATTGCTTTCATTAGGTAGTGCACTTCCTGTGCTGCAGATGCATTTAATGCTATGCACTGCCTTTACTAGCGGCGCGACGAAATATCAATTTCTCGAGCTAGCCCATCCGATGTTGGAACGACTAAGTCGAGTCGCACAATTAGGATATCCATCGAGGCCGCCTCTATTGACTGCACATCTGAAGACTAATTATAAGAATGAATTTGCTCGCGCACTGCAACCGTACATCGGTCAATCCCAGAAGGAATCATTATATGACCAAACTCACACGACGGCTCAACAGGATCCGCCAGTGATTCAG CAGAGCAGCAAGTCTGCTCACAGGATTCCAACCAAGAGCGGGACCGACGGTGGACCGTTTTCCAGCCACTGTCGAACATTTGATAGTCAGCTGAAGGAATTGAATCAGCAATTGCTCACTGTGAAGGAACGTTTAGAAGAATTACATCGTGATGTGGCAGTTCTGAGAAGAGCTAACACACCTCCGTTGGGCATACGTTACGAACAGGTGGCGAGGGATTGTCGGGTACTAGAGCAACAATTAGAGCATTATCAGATGGAACTAGAACGTCTTAGAAACGTGTTCGATACACTTTGGGATGAACAGTTATGTAGAATTCacatagaaaaagaaatattccatTCTCAG ATGAACGATATCCTATCGTTAAGAAGTCAGGTAAAACAATTGCAGAATCTTGCTCAACAATTAGAACCGTATATAAAATCTTTCGCAACCGGAGTTAGTGCTGGTGAAGTAAGCATGATAGCCTCTGATGCAGCCAGTAATCAGCATTTGCAGGCGTTACTGGATCACTTGGCACGTTTACAAATGCAGGAACCACCGCAACCGCAAACCCAAGCCCCGACCAAGGATCATCGACATTCGCGTACTACTGCAACTAGTGCAGATAACGCGCTTTACATGAAAG AAACGAAGGAGGTACCAACACGTTGCCGTACTCCTTCCGCTGATGTCGAAGCTATCTTGGATTCGAGTGGAAACATTATTGTCTATGGAACGGCCAAATCAACGGACTCGAAAAGAGGAATGCTTAACCAATTGATCGAAAAAGCTAGAAGTAAAGAAGATCGTAAGAAATCGCCGGGAAGAGAGGAAAGTCGTGATCGCAGTCAGAGCCGACGACCGAGGAAGTCTCCCGACAATACGAAGCCTAAAACACCGCCTGGTCACTGGTCTGCCAGCAAAGTACGATCTTTGTATCGATCTCTGAAGGGTGGCAGTGGAGATAATTCTGCCGAGGGACTCGATCAACCAGAAAGGTGCACGGATTCCCAGCAACCACAGTCGCATACGACTG CAGGGGAAGAAGGAGAATATCAACGAATTTCGGAGGCGTCCAGCACGGGAGAGGTGAAGAAGCGAGTTCAGGCTCAGGTACACGCGGTTCCCGACGAGCAATCGATTCCTGCAGGCAAGGGAACCAAAGTGTATCCAGCTAGTGACTCGGAGGATGTGTTCTACGCGGATGAGAAGGCCTCGACGGAGGTGAGGAGACGTCGACGTGCGAGCTGTGACAGCCTAAGTACCACCGGCTCAGGAAGCAGGCGATCGAGTATTGTCGATGGGACG AAGCAGCGTTCCTGGGAAACATTTCCTCGGCCAAAAAGCAAACGCAGTGTAACGACCAGCGAGGGGGGAGCCTCATCTCTTAGCCAGCTGAAGAAAACGGACAGTTTCGAGGGGCACGAGGAAACCGTGAGAACACTGGTGGCGGCCGTGCAGGAGACAAGGTCACACCTGCATCATCGTCACGtgcatcatcatcgtcatcatcgaAAGAGCAAGACAAATTAA